CGACATGTTCgcatctcttgatgtaaatataccattcattaaGGCCCTCCAGCAGATGCCCTCTTACATCAAGTACATAAAGGAGCTGCTGGCCAAAAAGAGTTTACTGAAGGGTGGGTAAACAATAGTGATGAACAGGGAGtgcagtgctctcattcaaaCAGAGCCACCTacaaaaaagaagaatccaGGGAATTTTCACATTCCCTGTGCTATAGGAGAGACAATGATTGATAAGGGGCtctgtgacctgggagcaagtatcaacttgATGCCTCTGTCTCTCATGAAAAGGCTTCAAATCAATAAGCTAACACCCACAGACGTAATCATCaaactggctgacaaaactcaaaaacaagtGATAGGAGTTGTTGAAAAcatgttagtgaaggttggaaACTACTTcctccccacagactttgttaTCTTGGAGATGGAAGAAAATCACATCCATCCTATCATCATAGGgaggccattcttagccacagcTAGGGCGCTTATAGATGTGGAGCGAGGAGAGCTAGTATTGAGGATACACGATGAACAGCTCACCTTCAACGTATTCAAACCCTCACAAGAAGCAGATCATGATAACGAAAAGTCAAAGGAAGAGCACAATGAGGAGCTGATGGAAGAGATAATAAAGGGAGCACAAGCACCACACCTAAGAACTCCTATGATTAACAAGCAATGTAGTAAGAAGAACAATAGCCAAGTGTGACCCAAGAGGAGCTAGACTCACCAGAGTCATATGAGACAAGCAACAAAACTTTCCTGAAGGAAGGAACCACAAGGAGCAAGGTAATATCAAGGGAAACAAAGAAGAAGGCCCCAAGGGGATGGAGGAACAAGAAGATTCCTACAGAGggtttctctccgggagatGAAGTGGTCTCTGCTTATCTTCCACCTATCCCACCTCATCTCCCCACTATCCCATCTCAGCTACCTCAAGTGTACACCATCAGCAAAATTTTGTCCTTAGAACATGTGGAGCTTCTCAACAAAGCCAATGGAAATAGATTCACTACGAGAGGGAAAGATTTGAAACAATACCAACCACCCTGACAAAGGCcaaatgtcaagctaatgacgctaaagaagcgcttcatgggaggcaacccatgttctatACCCTTTCCTTTTAATCTTTAATAGCAGTTAATAAAGCAGAGTTCATGGATTCTAAATCAACTTTGACAAACACCTATAAAGAATCTCTACATTCAGCATATGGTAaatgataagtttggtgttcaaggcaCACTAAGAGGGCTTGAACACAATCCCTATTATGTtaattttagagttttaatCAAATCTTGTTGCACCATATgatcacaaactaagtttggtgtcaccaaCGTTGCATGCATGGGCATATCATTGGTCGGTTGGTTTGCATTCATGAATGGCACTTAGTTagtcaaaagcaaaaaaaatggGGGTGGCTAGCCTCCCAAATTTTTTTTACCGCCACAATTCAAACTAATctctatttccttttgttttgcAAGGAATTTTGAAGGGAGTATTGTAGGAACTTGATGGGACAACCAATTGAAGGGGGGTTCGGCCACTTCATCCACGGAACTACACACTTGTCTTCAAGGAGAGTATCTTGggaagtgttgccatgcaacattgggagtCATTTTTGCAATAGACCATTGGAGACCCTACTCCTAAGGTATATGGTGAAGCATAAGGTTGCCACACCTTATCATCCCCAAACAAGTGGGCAGACTGAGATATCCAACAGAGAGTTAAAAAGGATCTTGGAAAAGACTGTGGGGGCATCAAGGAAGGACTGGGCGAAAAAAttggatgatgctctttgggtgtacaggacagccttcaaaacaccaattgggATGTCCCCATATCAACTGGTTTACGAAAAGGCATGCCACCTACCATTAGAGCTGGAGCACAAGGCCTTTTGGGCTCTCAAGATACTAAACCTCGACAACACTGCTGCTGGTGAAAAGAGGGCCTTGCAGCTGCAAGAACTGGAAGAATTTAGGTCTCAAGCCTATGAAAACACCAAGATCtataaagaaaaagcaaaaaggagacaTGATCTCAACCTGGCACCAAGAAGTTTCGAAGAAGGACAACATGTACTCCTCTACAACTCTAAACTGAGAATCTTCCCTGAAAAACTCAAATCAAGATGGTCCGGACCCTTTCTGGTCACAAAAATCTCACCTTATAGACACatagaaatcatggaagaaagCTCAAAGAGGACATTCACTGTGAATGGGCAAAGACTCAAACACTACTTGGGCAGGATGGGGGAAGACCCCAAACAGAAGTATAATCTCAACTAGAGAAGCCACCGTCGAGCTAGCGACGCTAAAAAAGCGCTTTGTTGGgcggcaacccaacctgaggtagtttcttttcattATTATCTCAATAAAGGATTCAAGCAAAATTTTTCCGTATTgtgaggagctaagtttggtgttgcacaccaaaacccCCCAAGGGTGAATGtgaaactctaagtttggtgttccaccaaggACTTCACCTGAAGAGTGCATTGCAACCCTTCTTTGAAAAATCATCTGCTCTAACAAACGGAAAAACTACTTGATAAATGTTTAATCTCTAATGCATAGTTGCCTTTCTAATTCATAGTTGTTCCGTGATAAAAGCACATGAGGTTTCTGCATGTATTCAATTTGTTGCATTAGGCaaagaactaagtttggtgttcacacaccaattTAAGTTTAGAATTCACAGGCATACATGAATGCTAACCATTTTCCAAGTGCTTGGagaaacaagcaacttccaatagTTTTACAGGAAGTCAATCAATCTCAGGAAGGAACCATACAACATCATCCAAGGAAGACATCAAAAGGTTGTATTGAACTATCGCTGAATATAGTGCTTTATTTGAAAGTATGATTGAATATTGTGCTCAGGGATATTTatattctgcttgttctttCCTTAGTCACCTATAAGTGTGCTGGTCTAGGTCACTGTCTTTCATTTTCATCTTGCTTATATGTATGCTTGTCCTTAAGTCAATCAAAAAGATGTTATGAAAAATAAGAGCGGAGTTATCTTGTGAAGTAAattctgaatgtttgtggtatGGTGATtaattagctaagttggttcactaACAAGGTATATAGGCAACTATATGCTCTAAACCACATGCTTGGGACACATCCTATGAGACTAACTAAAAAtaagatcctaataagaaaagagaaagagcaataagagttgaaaaggaaagaaaaataataagaaaaaaggctaggcaccaagggttcgAATATTGAGGCATatgtctgtggtgttcctgtgcaagggatatgcttggatgaataagctcttaggggtgccttatcacctggtaacttgggttaattaacccaggattatcagctgaaaatccactatcaagagtaacctttgctacagagcacttagtaacccaaagaggtgctggacaccaaggtctcaagaaagaaaaatgacaaaccatgtgcctgtggtgtgtatgtatgggggaaagagacttgagggagtaagtccttaggggtgtcttaacacctagcaccttgaactaactggttcgggagtgttggctgaaagcttatcttaaagagtcgccctctcacagagcacttagcctaaAAAGAATGCAATAAACCCTGGAAAGGAAGGGAGGATCAATAATaagaagtctcaaaggatgcaatcaagcAAGTGTTCAAGGGCTTGATAAAGGCCTGAAAACCAGTGAAGGAATGAActtaagttgctatgcatgaaaccccataaactAGGAATTTGACTTCTATACCAATGAATTGGttatcttgttctttcattcattttttctGTGTTTCAGTatttgcttagggacaagcaagctttaagtttggtgttgtgatgccagggcatcttggctagtttcactgaccttttctttactgttttagggtagtttcatgcattttcttagtgaataagcaagttttggatgaaaatacacttacaccttgattcaagcaattattgtgaactttacatgatttcatgaggattaggcaggaattgaatgatataattgatgatgcataatctcatgacttggagcagaactttgatgcactttaattgcttgatttcaggacaaaggaagcaagaaggagccacgttagcagccacgttaatctaattaacgtgaccactaacgtggaatggggacaagcttgtagcattaatggaaaaagtgatcgccaataacgccgtcaaagccatcatagcccacaTTAGTTGCCACATTAACTACATTAACATGGTAGCTAAcgtagaggaggaagaggagctccaatgttagtggtaaaagtgattACCACTAACATTCCACAAAGGCACAATaaagccacgttaagagtcacgttaatccaattaacgtgaactctaacgtgggatgAAAAACCAAtcaccaacgttagtgacactcacctttgtcactaacgttggaccaatctaagagtgcccacgttagtggtcacattaagaccactaacgtgaggAATAACGTAGAGCTAAGCATGATAAgtcaatgttagtgacactcacctttgtcactaacgttggagatgacaatcactaccacgttagtggccatgttaatctaattaacgtgaactctaacgtaggaaggaggggcgtttggagcgttagtgacaaaggtaagtgtcactaacgctctcgaagcttaggcatgcccacgttaagagtcacgttagttatactaacgtgaactctaacgtagggaaaggggggaaaaggcaacgttattggaaaaggtgagtcccaataacgtctgcaaaggaccaagaggcaatgttagtggtcacgttagtgccactaacgttgaagttaacgttgATCATTttgggttggaacgttagtgtaaaaggtgattgtcactaacgtttCCGAACCCACATCTTCACTTAACGTTAACGCCACTAACGTCTTAACTAACGCgcatgcctaactcacacttttctgcaaacaaagctgagcccactgaagattgtaactgcttcaactcaagatctaaggccCATATCcgagacttgaagaactcactagaagatcaagaagagtagtatatataggagtagttttgaactataagGAAGCTTAGCACTTTTGGAGAACtacactctgtatatttactttctgCATTTTCTAGTTTTGTTAAGCATGTACTCTTTCCTACCATTTTCCATTTCCAGAGccatgaacaactaaacccctctcattgggttaggaagctctgttgtaatttgatggattaattatagttttcattcttcttcctctttcttttctcttgatttactagaaagctttcgatcttaatctaattggttagttgtcttggaaaagaaactatccataattggatctcctctgagccttggaaaagggatgaggagatcatgctagaaatgctttctcatgttggaccaaattggggattggacggatatagtgacatgtaatcctcccaacactttgatttggaaatacatgtggtataatcagtgaccatacttcatctcttcccatgagcaattaaatcaaggaattgggtaattgttcaagcttagagagattgggttgccaaggaattgggatccaatcatctaagattgccaaggagatcaatgaatgcattgattgaggaagagatgagaatgaacttgatccggagaatgcaacatctcctaagcccaatgaatcccccatttttgatcttacccattctctttactttctgccatttatttccatgttcatctccccaaatccccatttaagattctgtaatttactttctgcactttattttcctgccatttaattttctgcaactcTTAACTcaaattctgtttagctcaaataacacactcttccaactaaagttgcttgaacaatcaatccctgtgggattcgacctcactctattgtgagttcttacttgatgacaattcggtatgcttgccgaagggaaatttgttgagagacaagttttcgtgcatcacctactgccttcatccaatccttcatactcctttccatggcaagctgtatgttgggtgtcaccgttgtcaatggctacttcccgtcctctcagtgaaaatggtcctctacgatttctctacggctaatcaactgtcgaattactcgtctcggatgaaaaataccatgcacagatatcatatggctaatcagctgttagttttcgatcgtgtaggaataggatttactatccttttgcgtctgtcaccacgccctacagttacgagtttgaagctcatcacagtcatcccatcccagatcctacttggaataccacagacaaggtttagactttttggatcttAAGAATGCTGctaatggattctagcttataccacgaagattctaatctcggattcagatgccccattatCAGAGGGGATTCAATGTGAATCATTGATTAGAAacctaagagatatacattcaagcttgttttcatgtagaacggaagtggttgtcaatcacgtgttcataagtgagaatggtgatgagtgtcacataatcatcacattcatcatgttcttgtgtgcgaatagatatcttagaataagaataagcatgaattgaataaaagaacaatagtactttgcattaatacccgaggaacagtagagctccacaccttaatctatggtgtgtagaaactccactgttaaaaatacataagtgatgaaggtcgaGGCATtgccatgaggccagcccccaaacgtgatcaagagatcaaaagatgatcaaaagatgtgagtacaatagtaaaaagttctatttatactaaactagttactagggttacagaaataagtaaatgatgcagaaatccacttccgggcccactcggtgtgtgcttggactgagcgtTGAAGCTTTCACGCGTAGAGGCCttctttggagttaaacaccagtttgtaacttgtttttggcatttgactctagcttgcaacttgtttctggtgtttaacgctagaatagggcagaaagctggtgttgaacgccagtttgtgttGTCTAAACTCGGGTAaatgatacgtaaaaattagatttcacgtataaccggcaagtataccgggtcgtatcaagtaataaaactcacaaagagtgaggtcgatcccacggagattggtagattaagcaactttagttaaatggtagatttagtcaagcaaacgtagttttgatttcatgaacattttgatttttggacataattgcaagaatttaaatggcaaagaatgtaaagaactagaagagaaaaataaagtgaaagtaaataacggaaacttaaattgcaagaaacttaaatgacatcaaagataaatggcaagaaattaaagggtgcagaaatttaaagaacataagagtaaatagcaagaattaaaggaacaaaatgtagatgactagaataataaattgacagaatgtaaaagggaattgggcaatgggtaatcaaacaactagaagcagaagaaataagaattaatggtagagaggatcattagggatccgagatgcaagttttcatgaattgatgttagtcaaatccttcccAATCATGGgtgtagatccatggcaagtgggtaattgaatcccaatctcttggtgattcaatttctctcaacatgaCCAATtgcactctcgtgatctaagtgttcatgagaagagatgaagctcaattctcttccagccacacaactcccataatctcaaccaaggagagttacatctcacatactaacaggtgtattgattaaaggaatcatgaaaggatgaactctaaactgaattatgtggctccttcctcaaattcacacataattcatatagattaacccctctcgatggtggttgaatctttgaagaacaagagttccctc
This sequence is a window from Arachis stenosperma cultivar V10309 chromosome 10, arast.V10309.gnm1.PFL2, whole genome shotgun sequence. Protein-coding genes within it:
- the LOC130957055 gene encoding uncharacterized protein LOC130957055, encoding MNRECSALIQTEPPTKKKNPGNFHIPCAIGETMIDKGLCDLGASINLMPLSLMKRLQINKLTPTDVIIKLADKTQKQVIGVVENMLVKVGNYFLPTDFVILEMEENHIHPIIIGRPFLATARALIDVERGELVLRIHDEQLTFNVFKPSQEADHDNEKSKEEHNEELMEEIIKGAQAPHLRTPMINKQCSKKNNSQV